From a single Streptomyces sp. NBC_01264 genomic region:
- a CDS encoding pyridoxal phosphate-dependent aminotransferase — translation MAQNPQELQNYNFLSDSAAVTDAITRFHTRADGVTYERDAVYVSSGSSPLLLGSFLALKEMGVQEVCYVPPVYYACYYFCESLGIPMRQISGDLLHSETADLDLPERKTALVLCDPIWVFGTTVHERQIERIAQWQRRTGSLVLVDGTFQYARWDRSSRVELTSRLERELTLRLVCPTKSLAVHGTRFAYLLLPPELRETVRYACANITGATGAANEHFARRVMEVLDSDDSNDALVQHIQAERARLLDRGVIREEAALPEAGYYAFAVLNDASMKDAIVMDQRFFELDGFDNHVRVNLLYPGWSHD, via the coding sequence GTGGCACAGAACCCCCAAGAACTCCAGAACTACAACTTCCTCTCCGATTCGGCCGCAGTGACCGATGCGATCACGCGATTCCACACCAGGGCGGACGGGGTGACCTACGAACGGGACGCCGTCTACGTGTCCAGCGGGTCCAGCCCTCTCCTCCTGGGATCGTTCCTCGCGTTGAAGGAGATGGGCGTGCAGGAGGTCTGCTACGTGCCTCCCGTCTACTACGCCTGCTACTACTTCTGCGAGTCGCTCGGCATCCCCATGCGCCAGATCAGCGGCGACCTGCTGCACAGTGAGACCGCCGACCTCGACCTGCCGGAACGCAAGACCGCCCTCGTGCTCTGCGACCCGATCTGGGTCTTCGGCACCACGGTGCACGAGCGGCAGATCGAGAGGATCGCACAGTGGCAGCGCCGCACCGGCTCCTTGGTACTGGTCGACGGGACGTTCCAGTACGCGCGATGGGACCGATCCTCACGCGTCGAGCTGACATCCAGGCTCGAGCGGGAACTCACGCTCCGACTCGTGTGTCCGACCAAGAGCCTGGCGGTACACGGAACGCGCTTCGCCTACCTGCTCCTACCGCCTGAACTCCGGGAGACCGTCCGCTACGCGTGCGCGAACATCACCGGGGCGACCGGTGCGGCCAACGAACACTTCGCACGGCGGGTCATGGAAGTACTCGACTCCGACGACTCGAACGACGCGCTCGTGCAGCACATCCAGGCGGAACGGGCCCGGCTGCTCGACAGGGGAGTCATACGCGAGGAAGCCGCTCTACCCGAGGCCGGCTACTACGCCTTCGCCGTACTGAACGATGCGTCGATGAAGGATGCCATCGTCATGGATCAGAGATTCTTCGAGCTCGACGGCTTCGACAACCACGTCCGTGTCAACCTGCTCTATCCGGGCTGGTCTCATGACTGA